ACGCGGCATCGTGCTGGGGAGGACGCTGGTTCTATTATCCACATCGGATCTCATCTACTTATAGCGATCTGGACCGATGAAGGAGCGCACTTGAGCGCTCGCCATACCAACCAAGACCAAGGCACTGAGTGTATCAACCAGATCTGTTTTGGATTGGTAACGCACAAACTGTCCCACTCAGGTGCCGCGGGTGAGCCCGGCCCGATTGTACTAGTGAGGAGGCAGCTGTGTCTGTAAAAGTGCAGCCTACCACTGCTGAAATTCGCCAACGCTTTCTGGACTTCTTTGTCCAGAAGGGCCACTATCTGATGCCCAGCTCGTCGCTCATCCCGCGCGACGATCCGACGGTGCTTCTGACCACCGCCGGCATGCAGCAGATGATTCCTTTCTTTCTGGGGCGCGAGACGCCTCCCGCCACGCGGCTCACCTCGGTGCAGAAGTGTTTCCGCACGACGGATATTGATAAAGTGGGCAATGAGCGCACGCTGACCTTCTTCGAGATGCTGGGCAATTTCTCGGTGGGGGATTACTTCAAGCGCGAGGCCATCGCCTATGCCTGGGAGTTTCTGACCCAGGTGGTGAAGATCCCGCCCGAGCGTCTGCACCCAACGGTTCACCCCGAGGATGACGAGGCCCCGCGCTACTGGACGGAGATCACCGGCATCCCCGATGAGGCCATTGTGCGTCTGGAAGATAACTGGTGGGGGCCGCCGGGAGCCGCTGGCCCCTGTGGACCGGATTCGGAGATTTATTACGATCGCGGCGTCGAGCATGGCTGCGGTAAACCAGACTGCAAGCCCGGCTGCGAGTGCGAGCGCTTCCTTGAGATCTGGAACCTGGTCTTTATGCAGTTCTATCAGGACCTCGATGGCAAGCGCACCCCGCTGCCGCGCAAGAATATCGATACGGGCATGGGCCTGGAGCGCCTGGCGATGGTGCTCCAGGGCAAGCAGTCTGTCTTTGAGACGGATGTCTTCCGCGCGATTATCGACCGTTTTGCCACCCTGGCTGGCACGGCCTATGGCCGTGATACGCGCACCGATACCTCGCTGCGCGTGATTGCTGATCACGGGCGCGCTCTGGTCTTCCTGGCCGCCGATGGCGTCTTGCCCAGCAACGAGGGCCGCGGCTATATCTTTCGCCGCATCCTGCGTCGCGCTGTCCGTCATGGTCGCTTGCTAGGACTGGAGAAGCCATTTCTGACCGAGGCTGCCGATACGGTGATCGAGCTGATGGGCGGCCACTATCGCGAGCTGCGCCGGCATCGCGATCGCATCGTGGCGCTGCTCAGTATGGAAGAGAGGAAGTTTAATCAAACGCTCTCCACCGGTCTGCAGCTGCTGACCGAGCTGCTGACTGAGCTGAAGGAGCGTGGCGCCACAGTCATTCCTGGGGGCGAAGCTTTCAAGCTGTACGATACCCACGGCTTTCCTCTGGAACTGACGCAAGAGATTGCAGCGGAGCAGGGCTTCACAGTTGACGTGGCAGGCTTCGAGGAAGCGATGCGCCAGCAGCAGGAGCGCAGTCGTGCCGCCAGCCCCTTTGCCCAGGCTCGCAACGACCAGCAGCTCACCGAGATCGCTGGCCGCCTCACGCCGACCACCTTCCTCGGTTACGAAAGCACCAGCGCCAGCGGCAACATTGTAGCGCTGCTCGTCAATGGCGAAGCAGTAGAGAACGTCAGTGCACCGCAAGAGGCGCTGGTCATTCTGGATCGCACCCCGTTCTATGCCGAGAGCGGTGGCCAAATCGGTGATCGAGGCCTCCTCAAAGGGGCGGTGGGAACCTTTGTTGTCGAGGATACCCAACGTCCCGTCAAAGGTCTGATCGTCCACTATGGTCGCGTCGCTGAGGGCTACCTGGGCATTGGCGAGACGGTTCAGGCGGAGGTCGATGCCCAGCGGCGTGAAGACACCATGCGCAACCACAGCGCCACTCATCTGCTGCATAAAGCCCTGCGCGACCTGCTTGGTCCCCAGGTTGAGCAGCGTGGCTCACTGGTTGAGCCAGAGCGCCTGCGCTTCGACTTTACCTCGCCGCGTGCTCTCACAGGCGAGGACCTGGTTCGGCTCGACGAGGTAGTGAATAGCTGGATTCGCGCCGACTACCCGGTCATCACTGAAATTATGCCGCTGGAGGAGGCCCTCAAGACGGGGGCAATGGCCCTGTTCGGAGAGAAATACGACGAACAGGTGCGCGTCGTCTCGATGGGCAGCAGCAAAGAGCTGTGTGGAGGCACACACTGCCGCGCCACCGGCCAGATCGGCATCTACGTCACCACGCAGGAGACGAGCATTGCCGCCGGTATTCGCCGCATTGAGGCTCTCACTGGCCGCGGAGCCGAGCAGTATCTGCGCGGGCGTAAGACGCTCGTCGAAAATCTGGCGAGCCGCTTGCAGACCCAGCCGGATCACCTGATCGAGCGCGTTGACCAACTGCGCGACGAGCTGGCCACGCTGCGCCGCCAGCTGGCGCAGTATCAGCGAGAAGAGGCCAGGCGCCAGGCGGCCTCATTGGCAGAGCAGGCGCGCGAGGTAGGTGGTGTCCCAGTTGTGGCGGCCAGCGTTTCGGCGCCCGATGACCGCGTGCTGCGCGAGGTCGCCGAGATGACGCGCAACAAGTTGGGACGTCCCGGTGTGGTGGCACTCGCCGCCACCTACGAGGAACGAGTGAGCGTGCAGGTCCTGGTGGCCCCCGAGCTGGTCCAACGTGGGCTCCACGCGGGCACAATTGCCTCCGCCGTTGGCCAGCGGCTTGGTGGCAGGGGCGGCGGTCGGCCAGAATATGCTCAGGGTGGCGGACGCGAGAAAGAGGCCCTCAGCGCGGCCCTGGCCCTGGTGCCCTCGCTCGTTGAACAGGCCCTGAACTGAGGGCGGCCCGGCTGATCCGGCCCGAGCGAGGGAGGGGGACCTGCTCGGCCAGCCTTGCCCAGGCCAGGCAGCAGGCATCAGCAGGCCCTCCTCGGGAGAGAGCTGGCTCCCAGGCGAAGAGAAGGCCAGGGCCGACCTGGCTTGGCTGGCCTGAGCCAGGTATAGAGCAAGGAGCAAAGCAAGGATGCTGCCACACAACACAGGAAGGCGAAGAGGCATCTCAGGGCAGGCGGTGCACACTAGCTGAGTAGCGGCACAGGGAAGGTGCGAAGGTGCGAAGCTGGTGCCCCTTGTTGTCCAGCAGGCATTGTGTTATAACGTACGTGTAGTGCTCGTGTTCACCTATTAAAGCCTGGACCGAAAGACGGCATGTTCTCTGTGGCATGCATCAACAGGGGATGTTGTGAGTTCTGATGGTAAAGCTCTTTGACCGCTTGCGCTCTCTCTTCGGGGGACAGATTAGAGAAGGCAGCTACGAGTATGTCCCCGAGGACGGCTACGAGGAGCAGTATGGCGACGGGAGTGGGCGCCAGTTCTATACTGCCCTTGATATTGGCACTGAGTACGCGAAGGCGATCGTCTTCGAAGTTGTTGATGACCAGGGCATTGTGCTTGGCGTAGGCCGGCATCGCCAGAGCTACTCACATATGTCCGATGGCATCGTCACGGATATCGAGGGGGTCATCCAGGGCTGCAATGAGGCTCTGATCCAGGCTGAGCGAGCTGCTGGCGATATCGTGGCGCCGGACGCGGTGATTGGCATTGCTGGCGAGCTGGTCAAAGGCAGCTCAATCACGGTGACCAAGACCCGTCAGCAACCAAACAAGTTCATTACGCCCGATGAGCTGGAAAGCCTGATCGGCATGGCTCAGCAGAAGCTGCTGAAGAACGCCCGCGATCGCATTGCAGCCGAGACAGGATATCAGAATATTGAGGTGCGTCTCACCAATGCCGCGGTGATCTCAGTGCGCGTTGATGGGCAGGTGGTCACGAACCCCATTGGTTTCCGCGGGCGTCATCTCTCTCTCACCCTCTTCAGCGCCTTTGCACCCCTCATGCAGTTAGGGGCGCTGGAGACGGTGGCTCAGGGTCTGGATCTGCGCCTGGTGGCCATTGTGGCGGAGCCGTACGCCCTGGCGCGCTGTCTCAGTACCAACGCGAGCGCTGATAGTGGGGCCATCTTCATAGACGTCGGTGGGGGAACTACCGATATTGCCCTGGTGCGCCAGGGTGGTATCGAGGAGACGCGCATGTTCGCCCTGGGGGGGCGAACCTTTACGCGGCGTCTGGCGACGGGCAAAGGGCTCTCTTTGAAGGATGCGGAGAAGCTCAAGGTAATGTATAGCAATGGGGGGATCAAGGGCCATCAGCGCGATGAGATCAGAGCGATTCTGGCTCCCGAGTGCCAGACCTGGATGGATAGCGTGGAGCTGCTCATCGAAGAATTGGCCAAGAACGAGCTGCTGCCCCCAGCCATCTATATGGTCGGTGGCGGCTCAGCCCTGCCTGATCTTCAAGAAAAACTGCGGAGCTTTCCCTGGACAGAACGTCTACCCTTTGCCCGTCCGCCGCTCATTGAGACGGTCCAGCCGGATATGGTCACCAGCATCCTTGACCCGCGCCAGCTGTTGCGTGATGCGCAGGATATCACGCCTATGGCCCTGGCCTACCAGGCCATCGAGCTACAGAACGAGAACAGTGTTCTCGAGCAGGCGCTCTACAAAGTTATCCAGAATATGCATCTCTGACACGCGAGCGCGCGGCAAGCAGCCAGACAAGAGGGAAGAGTCGTCGCACGTTTCTCCTTGATTGTCTTTCGTCCTGGCTGGCAAGCTAGCCAGGGAGCGAGCGTAGACAGGCATGAGACAACGACAGAAGGCAGGGCCCACGTAGAAGCAGTCGCGTGCTGGCCTGCATGCAGGGAGTAGGGCACATGTCTGACGAGCAGCAGATTATTTATCTTGGCCCCGAAGAAGAACTGACCGACGTGCGCCAGCGCCTGGAGAAGGTTTCGGCGCGGCGCCTCATTCTGGTGGTGCCCCCGCAGACCAAATTGCGCAGCCACGTGGGTTGGCGGCTGCTGCATGCACGCACGCGCGAGCTGGGCAAGGATGTGCTCGTCGTCAGCTCGGATCGTCAGGTCCGGGTGGTGGTCAAGGCTGCAGGTTTCAAGGTGGCCGAGTCTTTGACCTCTCCGCCCAGCAGTCGAGCGCGCCCGGGCAGCCGGCCTGCACGTACTCCGCAGCATAGCTCTGGCTCACGGTCAACGACCCGCGGCCTGACGGCGCGTACGCGCGCCGAGCAGCAGCGCAGTTCCGCTGCCGGGGCTGAAGAGAGAGAGGAGAGATCTCTCCTGCCGCGCGCGCCGGTGCCTGGTCAGAGGCCGCTGGAAGAGGGAGACAAGCCAGTCAGACTGTCCAGCTCTTTCGGGCGTGCGCGCGAAAGCCGGGAACCACTCATCGAAGACCTGGCCAGTCCTCAGCGCCCCGCTGAGGAAAGCGGTTCCGTCCGCCGATACTCTCAGCCATC
This Thermogemmatispora onikobensis DNA region includes the following protein-coding sequences:
- the alaS gene encoding alanine--tRNA ligase; translated protein: MSVKVQPTTAEIRQRFLDFFVQKGHYLMPSSSLIPRDDPTVLLTTAGMQQMIPFFLGRETPPATRLTSVQKCFRTTDIDKVGNERTLTFFEMLGNFSVGDYFKREAIAYAWEFLTQVVKIPPERLHPTVHPEDDEAPRYWTEITGIPDEAIVRLEDNWWGPPGAAGPCGPDSEIYYDRGVEHGCGKPDCKPGCECERFLEIWNLVFMQFYQDLDGKRTPLPRKNIDTGMGLERLAMVLQGKQSVFETDVFRAIIDRFATLAGTAYGRDTRTDTSLRVIADHGRALVFLAADGVLPSNEGRGYIFRRILRRAVRHGRLLGLEKPFLTEAADTVIELMGGHYRELRRHRDRIVALLSMEERKFNQTLSTGLQLLTELLTELKERGATVIPGGEAFKLYDTHGFPLELTQEIAAEQGFTVDVAGFEEAMRQQQERSRAASPFAQARNDQQLTEIAGRLTPTTFLGYESTSASGNIVALLVNGEAVENVSAPQEALVILDRTPFYAESGGQIGDRGLLKGAVGTFVVEDTQRPVKGLIVHYGRVAEGYLGIGETVQAEVDAQRREDTMRNHSATHLLHKALRDLLGPQVEQRGSLVEPERLRFDFTSPRALTGEDLVRLDEVVNSWIRADYPVITEIMPLEEALKTGAMALFGEKYDEQVRVVSMGSSKELCGGTHCRATGQIGIYVTTQETSIAAGIRRIEALTGRGAEQYLRGRKTLVENLASRLQTQPDHLIERVDQLRDELATLRRQLAQYQREEARRQAASLAEQAREVGGVPVVAASVSAPDDRVLREVAEMTRNKLGRPGVVALAATYEERVSVQVLVAPELVQRGLHAGTIASAVGQRLGGRGGGRPEYAQGGGREKEALSAALALVPSLVEQALN
- a CDS encoding cell division FtsA domain-containing protein — translated: MVKLFDRLRSLFGGQIREGSYEYVPEDGYEEQYGDGSGRQFYTALDIGTEYAKAIVFEVVDDQGIVLGVGRHRQSYSHMSDGIVTDIEGVIQGCNEALIQAERAAGDIVAPDAVIGIAGELVKGSSITVTKTRQQPNKFITPDELESLIGMAQQKLLKNARDRIAAETGYQNIEVRLTNAAVISVRVDGQVVTNPIGFRGRHLSLTLFSAFAPLMQLGALETVAQGLDLRLVAIVAEPYALARCLSTNASADSGAIFIDVGGGTTDIALVRQGGIEETRMFALGGRTFTRRLATGKGLSLKDAEKLKVMYSNGGIKGHQRDEIRAILAPECQTWMDSVELLIEELAKNELLPPAIYMVGGGSALPDLQEKLRSFPWTERLPFARPPLIETVQPDMVTSILDPRQLLRDAQDITPMALAYQAIELQNENSVLEQALYKVIQNMHL